TCGGTTGATCCCAGAAATAATATAAGGGTAGGGTGTTCCTCAGAGTCAAGTTTTTGTGCTTTAGTTTTTTCATCCCAATTCTAGGTTGATTGCTTAGATATGCTTGGAGAAGTCTTTTTCTTGGCGTGGCTGGGTGTAACATAGGTGGCGAAGAGAGCATAGATAACATTAGTGGGGTAGTTTATTTGGAGGCTGCTGCTTAGACTAAAATTTGAAATTAACGTTATCGGATATTAACGAGTGGATTTAATTGAACTTAATCCCATTGATATAGTTGTATCCTTGGGTCTAATCGCTGTTGCGATTGGCTTGTCGGCTACGCAAAAGTTAGGTTTGGAATGGTCGATCGCCAGAGGCACGATTCAAACGATCGTACAATTGTTAGTCGTAGGCTATTTTCTGGCAGCAGCTTTCGAGTTTAATAATCCTTGGGCAGTTTTATTGGTTGTAGCTGTAATGCTCACAATCGCTGCTACAGTTGCCCGTAATCGGGTTAACAAAAGAATACCGCAAATTTTGCCGATCGTCTGGCTTTCTTTGTTAATCAGTACTACTTTAACTCTGGTTTACATTAATCTTTTAGTCCTGCAACCGAAGCCTTGGTACGAACCTCAGTATTTTATCCCTTTAGCCGGAATTTTACTCGGAAATGCCATGAATGGTGCGGCTATTGCTTTAGAACGTTTTACTAGTTCTCTAAACTCTAACCGTTTAGAAATTGAAACTCATCTCAGTTTGGGTGCAACTCCGCAACAAGCTGTTACTTTGTATCGCAAAGAAGCAATAAAAGCCGCTATGATTCCTAATTTAAATACTATGTTGGTTGTCGGTGTGGTCACTTTACCGGGAACTTTTACCGGACAACTTTTAAGTGGAGTTTACCCTTTAAACGCGGCTCTTTATCAAATGCTAATTTTGTTTATTCAATTATTTGCTACTTTGATTACTACTGTTTTAGTAACTCAAGGCATTTCTCGGCAAGTTTTTAATTCCGCAGAACAGCTGAAAATTTAATCTATCTGTAGGGTGCGTTACACTAACGTTAACGCACGATTCCACTGAGAACCCCACCCCGTAAACAGGGAGGGGTTAAATGGGAATTATGGGTAATCAAGCGGACATAATATCAATCATTGCGCAGTTTTAACTTTAGTTAGCACTTTTGTTAGTTCTTTATTTAAAATTTCGTATCCTTTGCTATTCAAGTGTAAGCTGTCTCGGTAATATTGATTTTTTTGATTTTGATTTAATAGTGAATAGCTATCTAATATAATTACATTTGGCGCTTTCAAAGAATATATGTATGAGTTAACTTCGGTAATAGCGCGATCGATCTCTGATGACCAAAATGGTTTTCTGATTAACGGTATTTCTCCAGGTGGGAAAATAGTTGTCAGAATAACTGTAGCACCGAGAGAACGCGATCGCTTGACAATTTCCTGAATATTGGTTTTACAATTGGTGACGATCGTGGTTTTGCGATCGGGAAACAGTGCTATAGCTTTTAAATCGTTCACGCCTACTTGAACAAGTATAATTTGGGGGCGTAATGGCAAAACTTGCTTTTCAAAACGCCCTAAAACTTGGGTAGAAGTTTGACCAGAAACTCCCCGATTGACAACAGCAAAACCTTTAATTTCACGAAAAAAAGCCCAAGCTTCGGCTCGTGAATCCCCAAAAAATACTACTTTAGCCGTTGATTTATCTACATCAGATGGTTTTAAATTACCTGTGAAATACTCCAATCCTAGAGGATCTAAGGTAGTTTGATTAAGTAGTAAATAATAATGTCTTGCTCCTATAAATAAAATTATATTTAGAACTAATGACGTTAACAAAGTAGTTACAGCTAAAATCCAGGCTAAGCGAAACATTTTTGCTGATTTTTGCATAATCTGAACTAAACACAAGGAAGATTATATTTGCGTTTTTCCATATAATGATAATACTTGCTAGTCTGGCGGACTTCTAGATCTCATTAAAGGAGAGAATTATGGAAAGTAAAACACCACCAAACTCATCAGAACAGCGACGCACTTTATTTAGTATTTCTGATGATATCAATGAGTTAACTAGGTTGCTAGATGATATAGAAGATGACGATCTTGAAAGCGAACAGTTAATTACTAGTTGGTTGGAAAATTTAGGAGAAGAACGCGATCGCAAATTAGATAACTATGCAGCTTTAATTTCTGAATTAGAAGCCAAAGCCGAAGTCAGAAAGAAAGAAGCTCAACGCTTAGCTAAGCTTGCTACTAGTGATGAAAAAAAGGCTACAATGCTCAAAGAAAGACTAAAATGGTTTTTTGAAATCAATAAGTTAAAAACTTTAGAAACTGCACGTTACAAATTATCTTTAACCCGAAGTGGTGGTAAACAACCATTAATTTTAAATGAAACAATTCCTCCCGCTGAGTTACCAGAAAAATTTCAAAAAATTCACGTCGAACCGGATAAAACAGCTATTAGAGCCGCTTTAGAAGCAGGAGAAGAATTAGATTTTGCTCGGTTAGGCGATCGTACTTCTAATATGAGAATCCGATAAATTACCAATACTTTTTCGTCTCTTGTTGTTTGAACAAAAACTGACTATTATCCTGCATATAACAGGAAGTTGAATCAATTCCGGTTCCTTGCAAAGGAGTAGAAACTTTTAACGGATCTCTTTGTACTGCTACCAATGCTTGACGCACAGCTGTAGCAATTTGCTCTTTCATTTTACTTGTCGCCCTTGCTTGTTGCCAATGCCATCCCTCCTCACTCGTAGCATATAACGCTGGCAGTCTATTTAAGGCATAAGCGATAACTTGTACGGGATCGATATATTTGAGCATCTTTGGGGAT
The nucleotide sequence above comes from Phormidium ambiguum IAM M-71. Encoded proteins:
- a CDS encoding ABC transporter permease, yielding MDLIELNPIDIVVSLGLIAVAIGLSATQKLGLEWSIARGTIQTIVQLLVVGYFLAAAFEFNNPWAVLLVVAVMLTIAATVARNRVNKRIPQILPIVWLSLLISTTLTLVYINLLVLQPKPWYEPQYFIPLAGILLGNAMNGAAIALERFTSSLNSNRLEIETHLSLGATPQQAVTLYRKEAIKAAMIPNLNTMLVVGVVTLPGTFTGQLLSGVYPLNAALYQMLILFIQLFATLITTVLVTQGISRQVFNSAEQLKI
- a CDS encoding SGNH/GDSL hydrolase family protein encodes the protein MQKSAKMFRLAWILAVTTLLTSLVLNIILFIGARHYYLLLNQTTLDPLGLEYFTGNLKPSDVDKSTAKVVFFGDSRAEAWAFFREIKGFAVVNRGVSGQTSTQVLGRFEKQVLPLRPQIILVQVGVNDLKAIALFPDRKTTIVTNCKTNIQEIVKRSRSLGATVILTTIFPPGEIPLIRKPFWSSEIDRAITEVNSYIYSLKAPNVIILDSYSLLNQNQKNQYYRDSLHLNSKGYEILNKELTKVLTKVKTAQ
- a CDS encoding siphovirus Gp157 family protein codes for the protein MESKTPPNSSEQRRTLFSISDDINELTRLLDDIEDDDLESEQLITSWLENLGEERDRKLDNYAALISELEAKAEVRKKEAQRLAKLATSDEKKATMLKERLKWFFEINKLKTLETARYKLSLTRSGGKQPLILNETIPPAELPEKFQKIHVEPDKTAIRAALEAGEELDFARLGDRTSNMRIR
- a CDS encoding late competence development ComFB family protein — encoded protein: MKTFSKKSLVYRNALEPIVVQEVEHQLRQLSPKMLKYIDPVQVIAYALNRLPALYATSEEGWHWQQARATSKMKEQIATAVRQALVAVQRDPLKVSTPLQGTGIDSTSCYMQDNSQFLFKQQETKKYW